A single region of the Pararhodospirillum photometricum DSM 122 genome encodes:
- a CDS encoding branched-chain amino acid ABC transporter permease, translating into MWGALNLRESATGRALRALHDSEVAARVMGIDVARAKGRAFALSAVYASVAGSLTALFNGFVNPGMAGFMHSIELVTMTVLGGAGSVVGGVVGAALLTILPQTLSVFRDYEMTVLGLVMMLVMIFLRQGLVPGLVARFGRIPR; encoded by the coding sequence GTGTGGGGGGCGCTGAACCTGCGCGAGAGCGCTACCGGGCGCGCCTTGCGAGCCTTGCACGACAGCGAGGTGGCGGCCCGGGTGATGGGGATCGATGTGGCGCGCGCCAAGGGCCGGGCCTTTGCCTTGTCGGCCGTGTATGCCTCGGTGGCCGGCTCGCTCACCGCCTTGTTCAACGGCTTCGTCAACCCGGGCATGGCGGGCTTTATGCACTCCATTGAACTGGTGACCATGACCGTTCTCGGTGGGGCGGGCAGCGTGGTCGGCGGCGTGGTCGGGGCGGCCCTGCTCACCATCTTGCCCCAGACTCTCAGCGTGTTTCGCGATTACGAAATGACGGTGCTCGGCCTCGTCATGATGCTGGTCATGATCTTTTTGCGCCAGGGATTGGTGCCGGGGCTGGTAGCCCGCTTCGGGAGGATCCCGCGATGA
- a CDS encoding ABC transporter ATP-binding protein has product MSLLQVDGLSIHFGGIAAVNAVSFAVEAGEIVSIIGPNGAGKTTLFNMVSGLYRPSAGRVLLDGQEVTGAPPEALARRGLSRTFQNLQVFQQMTVLENVMTGCHLAEGGGTLGGWLADLLHLPASRAVTRASRERSLALLERVGLADLAGRDAGALSYGQLKRLEIARALATTPRLLLLDEPAAGCNAVETQEIDDLILALAGEGLAILLVEHDMKMVMRLSNHIVVLDRGTRIAEGPPETIINHPEVIAAYLGGHGRIEREARYGASA; this is encoded by the coding sequence ATGAGCTTGTTGCAGGTTGACGGCCTGTCCATTCACTTTGGCGGCATCGCGGCGGTCAATGCGGTGTCGTTTGCCGTCGAGGCGGGCGAGATCGTTTCCATCATCGGCCCCAATGGTGCCGGCAAGACCACCTTGTTCAACATGGTCTCCGGCTTGTATCGCCCCTCGGCCGGGCGGGTGCTGCTCGACGGCCAGGAGGTGACCGGGGCACCGCCCGAGGCCCTGGCGCGGCGCGGCTTGTCGCGGACCTTTCAAAACCTGCAAGTCTTCCAGCAGATGACCGTCTTGGAAAACGTCATGACCGGCTGCCATCTGGCCGAGGGCGGCGGTACCTTGGGCGGCTGGCTGGCCGACTTGTTGCACCTGCCGGCCTCGCGCGCCGTGACGCGGGCCTCGCGCGAGCGCTCGCTGGCTTTGTTGGAGCGGGTCGGGCTGGCCGATCTGGCCGGGCGGGATGCCGGGGCGCTGTCGTATGGCCAGCTCAAGCGCCTGGAGATCGCCCGCGCCTTGGCCACCACCCCGCGCCTCCTGCTGCTCGACGAACCGGCCGCGGGCTGCAATGCGGTGGAGACCCAAGAGATCGACGACCTGATCTTGGCGCTGGCCGGCGAGGGCTTGGCCATCTTGCTGGTGGAGCACGACATGAAAATGGTCATGCGGCTGTCCAACCATATCGTGGTGCTTGATCGCGGCACTCGCATCGCCGAGGGGCCGCCCGAGACCATCATCAACCATCCCGAGGTGATCGCCGCCTACCTGGGCGGTCACGGCCGCATCGAACGGGAGGCTCGCTATGGCGCCTCTGCTTGA